The Granulicella sp. 5B5 nucleotide sequence CCGACGAACCCGTCTCGCTCGATGCCACCGCTGCTCCCGAACCCCTGATCCTACCTGGCGAATCGCTCTCCAAGTATCGTGGCGGCTCTGAGCCCACCGCGGCTGCATCGGCCCCGGTCGCCGTATCCGACAACATGATCCGTCCTAAGCCCTCTACCGAAGTTGACCTTTCGCTCGGCTGGGATGGTGGAGCCGTTCTCCCGGGCGAGTCGCTCTCGCGACGCCGTGAGTCCGCTGCCAGCGCCGAAGGCGAGTCCGATTCCTCTCCGCGCGGCCGTGACCGCCGCCGCGAGCGTGACGAGCGCCGTGGCCGTGGAGACAACGGCAACAAGCAGTCTGAGTCCACGTCACACACCGAAAGCTTTGCTCCAGAGTCCGTCGCAGGTCTCGAACCCTCCGAGGCCGTTCAGCCGGCTGTGACCTCCCAGCATGAGGTGGAAGACACCGTTCTCCCGCTCGGCTTCGAGCTGCACCAGGACGGCGAGACCATCGAAGAGGCTCCCGAGCCCATTGCGGAGTTTCAGGAGACCATCACCGAGTACGAGCCCGAAGAAGACGCCTCGGCCTCCTACCGTGTCGATCCGGTCAGCCCCCGTGAACTCCGCCAGGGCGCCCCAGTAGAGGAGCTGCATGCCGTCGCAGAGCCGATCGTCGAGCCAGTCGACACGCGCTCCGAAACCGTTCTTTCGCACGAAGCCGTTGAGGCCGCGGAGCCCGCCTTCGAAGAGCCCGCGGAGATCGGCGCGCCCGAACAGCCGCTCCACTTCTCTCCCGGCGACGGTGTGCTCGAAGAGGAGATCCTCGACGACGATGATTTTGCCACTCCGCACTTCCACGCCAGTGCGATACAGGACGAGACGGAGGAGGAGACCCTTGAGCACGCCGCCGACCTTGGCAGCATGATCCGCGACATGTCCATCGACGAGATCACGGGCTCGCAGCCTGTTGAGCTCGATGAAGATGAGGATGACTTCGACATTGACGAAGAAGACCTCGAAGAGGACCAGTTCGAAAGCGCTGGAGACGAAGAGGGTGACGAACTCTCCGGCAGTGAAGTGAGCGAGGCCGAAGAGGACGAGTTCGCCGAGGCAGGCTCTATCGAGATCAACGATAATGGCAACGGCACCCCCGACACCGAGCGCGCCCCACGCGAAGGCGGCCGTCGTGGCCGTAGGGATGGCCGCCGTGGTGGACGTGACCGCGATCGTGGAGACCGTGGTGATCGTGGCTCGCGCGACCGTCGTGGCATGGCTAACTCGCGCTCTGGCGAGCGCCGTGGCCGTCCTTCCGTTCAGGCAAGCGACTTGCCCGCAATCAGCGATCTGCTGAAACCCGGCCAGGAAGTGCTCGTTCAGATCGCCAAGGAGCCCATTGCCAAGAAGGGCGCACGCATCACCAGCCACATCGCGCTTCCTGGCCGCTTCCTGGTCTTCATGCCGACAGTCAGCCACGTCGGCGTCAGCCGCAAGATCGAGTCCGATAGCGAGCGTCGCCGCCTCAAGGAGATTCTTCTCTCTGAGAAGGGCGACGCCAGCGGCGGCTTCATTGTGCGCACCGCGGCCTCCGGGGCCAGCGAGGACGAGCTGCGCAGCGACCTGCGCTTCCTGCTCAATCTCTGGGCCGACATTAAGACGCGTTCGGAGAGCTCGAAGTCGCCCGCGCTCATCTACCATGACCTCAACCTCATCGAGCGCATCTTGCGCGACCAGGTCACTGACAACTTCTCTGCCATCTGGGTCGACACCGAAACTGAGTACGAACGCGTGCTGCGTTTCCTGCAACGCTTCCAGCCCTCACTCATCCGCCGTGTCAAGCTCTACACCAAGGACACTCCGCTCTTCGAGCAGTTCGGCATCAACGAGGAGATCAACAAGGCATTGCGTTCCAAGGTGTGGCTCAAGTCCGGCGGCTCCATCGTCATCAACCAGACCGAAGCTCTCGTGGCCATCGACATCAACACCGGCAAGTACGTCGGCAAGACAGCGCGCCTCGAAGACACCATCGTTAAGACGAACCTCGATGCGATCCCCGAGATCGTCCGCCAGATCCGTCTGCGCGACCTCGGCGGCATCATCATCATCGACTTCATCGACATGGATGAGCGCAAGAACCGCAACCGCGTGATGGCTGCTCTCGAAGAGGAGCTCAAGAACGATCGAGCTCCTTCGAAGGTTCTCCAGTTCAATGACTTCGGTCTTGTTGCAATCACCCGCAAGCGCGTAAAGCAGTCGCTGGAACGCACACTGTCGACGACCTGCAACATCTGCCAGGGAACCGGCATGACCAAGTCTCCCATCACGGTGTGTAACGACATCTATATCGAGATGCGTAAGATGCACAAGCACATCGAGAAAGGTGACATCATGCTGCGTGTCCACCCCGAGGTCGTCAAGCAGCTCAAGTCCAACGGTGGCAAGTGGCTGCAGGAGATGGAGGACCTCTCTCGCAAGACCATCCTCGTCAAGAGCGACCCCAGCCTTCACCCCGAGCAGTTCGACATTCACTAAGACTGGAGCAATCCCCAGTAACAAAGGCCACCCTCGCGGTGGCCTTTGTTACTGAGCAGATGCGGCGCTGGTAATGCGATTTGATTCTCGATATGCTGTTAGGAGTATGTCTTTAGAAACGACTTCCTCTACCGCAACCACCTGGCCTGACCGCGCCGGGATATGGGCGTCAGCACTCTGTGTGGTGCACTGTCTGCTGACTCCGATCCTGTTCTCCCTGTCCGCTGTCTTCGTCCACTTTCTGCCGTCGGACGAAAAAGTGCATCGGTTCCTCGCGCTTGCTATTGCGCTGCTCGGAGCGCTCGCTCTGGTGCGAGGATTTCGGAAGCATCGGCGCGTACGCGTGGTTTGTACGATGACCGGTGGGCTGGCTTGTATTTTCCTGGCAGCTTTTACAGGAGATCGCTTGCCAGGTCACTGGGCGGAGGTGGGCATCACGTTTGTCGGCAGCGTTCTCATGATCTCCGCACACCGCATGAACCACACTTTCTGTAAGGACTGTTCCTGCTCCAGTCGATGAGGGAGCACAGCGGCTAACGAGTGACGCCGCTCGATGCCGCGTCGTGTGCCGCCTGCACTGCGACCTTTCGGTCATGCTTGTGGATGTAGTATGCGGCGATATCGGGATAGAACTCGCGGATGGACGAGAACGCGACATCACGCATCACGGAGTACCCAAACTTGGCGAAGAGTACTCCGAAGCCCTCCGAGCTGGTGGGGTAGTAGAAGCGCGAAATGTATTGAGTGAGCGCTTTACCGCCCAGCGTGGCGAAGGCCGGGGTGTCATGCCCATCATAGGTCTTGGAGACAGCCTGGCGGCTGATGACATACAACGCGCGCACGGCCACAGGATGCCCACTGCCCATCGGATAGTAGCGCGTATCTTCGTGCAGGGCGCTTGCCAGCAGCCAGGCAGAGAGGTACGTGCCGTCGGTCTTGTCCAGGAAGCCGCGCCAGGTATACGCCCAGTACCCGTCCGCTCCCTTGCCCAGCGATGGGTGAGAGTTCTGGGCTTCGGCTGTGAGCGAGGTCAGGCCAAGAAAGACAAAGGTGGAGTAGTCCGTGGCCTGGTGGGTGGCAACAGTGAAGTTGTACTTCCAGCCCGGAGGATGTACAGCAGCACCAGCCGAGACCGTGCGGAAGTTCGGCATAAAGCCAAGGATGCGTTTTGGTTGCTGGCGCTCTAGAGGGATAGGGTTGCCATTGGCATCGGTATTGTCACCGAGCAGGCTGCTGCGCTTATGCTTGGTCGCATCCTCCGGTTCAGGATGCCCTTGTGGCGTCTGCTGCTGCCCATCGTCGAGTGAACTGGAAGACGTCGCAGCCAGAGCTGGGGCAGGATCGAGGCTGAGCGTCGGCTCAGTTGCCACCTCAGCCACCTGTCGCGGAGCATCGTCCATGGGACGTGGTGCGACGGCTGTAGTTGGGCTCGGCGCGTCGGGCAGCGAGACAACGGCAGCCTGCTGGGCATGCAGTCCGGGAGCGAGAACCGTGGTCAGGAAGAACACGCCGGCGAAGGCGATGATTGAGGCGCGCAAGAGGCTGCTTTCTAAAGAAAAACCGCGAGAGCTGGACGCGGTGCATGGGGTTCGGCGATCACTCAGATTAGACGGTTTAGTGCGCACAGAGTTGCGTACGATGTATGCCGTACAGCGCAAACGCGACCGGGCGGCGAAACGAAACCCGCCCGTCAAATTATTCGCAAGATCAGCGACCATGCTCCTCAAGGAACTTCTCCACTTCGAGCGCTGCCATGCAACCGGAGCCTGCTGCGGTGATCGCCTGCCGATACCGACGGTCCTGCACATCTCCGCAGGCATAGACACCCGGAATCCGCTCGCCCATCAGTGTCACGAAGACGTTGTCTTCGGTCTTGATGTAGTCGTCGGCATCCAGGTCGATCTGTCCCTTGAACGCTGCGGCGTTCGGTGTATGGCCGATGCCCAGGAACATAAAGCTGACGGGCAGCGTCCAGCGCTCGCCGGTCTTCTTGTTGAAGAGCTTCAATCCCTTGAGATCCTTCTCCTCAACGCCCAGGCACTCTTCAACCAAGGT carries:
- a CDS encoding MerC domain-containing protein, with translation MSLETTSSTATTWPDRAGIWASALCVVHCLLTPILFSLSAVFVHFLPSDEKVHRFLALAIALLGALALVRGFRKHRRVRVVCTMTGGLACIFLAAFTGDRLPGHWAEVGITFVGSVLMISAHRMNHTFCKDCSCSSR
- a CDS encoding Rne/Rng family ribonuclease, with product MSKEIYISSTPHETRLAIVEKDELTEIYYERENEYTLAGSIYNGRVTRVLPGMQSSFVDIGLERDAFLYITDFMEEAGDSADFESSNGSSAPRSGERRERSSDRGRRDDRDRTRAPQLEVPVADNPPTEDDLLTVDRDATSEEIGEGAPGADGSRRWRGRRGRRRGRGSNGEGSSETVFAAPQSEEAVVDEQPAPEIERSDREDRSDRNSRRRGGRDRRRDDIRERFTPRGLRNDATDEPVSLDATAAPEPLILPGESLSKYRGGSEPTAAASAPVAVSDNMIRPKPSTEVDLSLGWDGGAVLPGESLSRRRESAASAEGESDSSPRGRDRRRERDERRGRGDNGNKQSESTSHTESFAPESVAGLEPSEAVQPAVTSQHEVEDTVLPLGFELHQDGETIEEAPEPIAEFQETITEYEPEEDASASYRVDPVSPRELRQGAPVEELHAVAEPIVEPVDTRSETVLSHEAVEAAEPAFEEPAEIGAPEQPLHFSPGDGVLEEEILDDDDFATPHFHASAIQDETEEETLEHAADLGSMIRDMSIDEITGSQPVELDEDEDDFDIDEEDLEEDQFESAGDEEGDELSGSEVSEAEEDEFAEAGSIEINDNGNGTPDTERAPREGGRRGRRDGRRGGRDRDRGDRGDRGSRDRRGMANSRSGERRGRPSVQASDLPAISDLLKPGQEVLVQIAKEPIAKKGARITSHIALPGRFLVFMPTVSHVGVSRKIESDSERRRLKEILLSEKGDASGGFIVRTAASGASEDELRSDLRFLLNLWADIKTRSESSKSPALIYHDLNLIERILRDQVTDNFSAIWVDTETEYERVLRFLQRFQPSLIRRVKLYTKDTPLFEQFGINEEINKALRSKVWLKSGGSIVINQTEALVAIDINTGKYVGKTARLEDTIVKTNLDAIPEIVRQIRLRDLGGIIIIDFIDMDERKNRNRVMAALEEELKNDRAPSKVLQFNDFGLVAITRKRVKQSLERTLSTTCNICQGTGMTKSPITVCNDIYIEMRKMHKHIEKGDIMLRVHPEVVKQLKSNGGKWLQEMEDLSRKTILVKSDPSLHPEQFDIH